In Salvelinus namaycush isolate Seneca chromosome 36, SaNama_1.0, whole genome shotgun sequence, one DNA window encodes the following:
- the LOC120030529 gene encoding coronin-2A-like, whose protein sequence is MAMRYGARFGLRGLRKSHTLYVKLWDIPDNGVHQNMTLPRKVLQGHSRRVNLIEWHPTARDLLVSSAYDYKVMVWDVSVCDSVLRNPVCVISLHTELVLSMSFNNDGSSLATTSLDKKIRVMDPRTGRLIQVSSSKHHRANKVVFIGDQNMLFSTGSSPWNQRQITLWDPDDLSEPLSEEEVDGAAGVLFPFYDPDTHILYLAGKGDGNIRYYEISSEKPYVQFLTEYYSLLPQKGLGVMPKRGLDVSSCEVYRFYRLVTVKDLVEPLSMIVPRRSPKTFQDDIFPMTAGNEAALTAQQWLSGINRGPVLMCLKPGTKVANPYPETLPRRGLSSFQGGGPGEPGSTEQAFLQEQLAYQDAKYPREVADLSGWQPDETQAPGWAYTPHCCEPSECPPPRTESELLQAFYRQQEEIRGLRDQLNQRKVQITQLELEIKNTRNNMRATF, encoded by the exons ATGGCGATGCGGTACGGAGCTCGATTTGGCCTCCGGGGGCTCCGCAAAAGTCACACCCTCTAT GTAAAGCTATGGGACATCCCAGACAATGGTGTCCATCAGAACATGACCCTCCCTAGGAAGGTGCTTCAGGGTCACAGCCGCAGAGTCAACCTGATAGAATGGCATCCTACTGCTAGGGATCTACTGGTCAGCTCAGCCTACGACTACAag GTGATGGTCTGGGATGTGTCAGTGTGTGACTCCGTGCTGAGGAACCCAGTATGTGTTATATCTCTTCACACTGAGCTGGTTCTCTCCATGTCCTTCAACAATGACGGCAGCTCTCTAGCTACCACCAGCCTGGACAAGAAGATCAGAGTCATGGACCCACGCACTGGACGCCTCATACAG gtgtccaGCAGTAAACACCACAGGGCCAATAAGGTGGTGTTTATAGGAGACCAGAACATGCTGTTTTCTACTGGCAGCTCACCATGGAACCAAAGACAGATCACATTATGGGATCCA GATGATCTGTCAGAGCCGCTGTCGGAGGAGGAGGTGGATGGAGCTGCAGGAGTTCTCTTCCCATTCTATGACCCTGATACACACATACTCTACCTGGCTGGCAAG ggtgATGGTAACATCCGGTATTATGAGATCAGTTCTGAGAAGCCCTACGTTCAGTTCCTCACTGAGTATTACTCCCTACTGCCTCAGAAAGGATTgg GGGTCATGCCGAAGCGCGGTCTGGACGTGAGTTCCTGTGAGGTGTACCGGTTCTACCGCTTGGTGACCGTTAAGGACCTGGTCGAACCGCTCTCCATGATCGTCCCTCGCAGG TCCCCAAAGACCTTCCAGGATGACATCTTCCCCATGACAGCAGGCAACGAGGCGGCCCTGACGGCTCAACAGTGGCTCTCAGGGATCAATAGAG GCCCGGTGCTGATGTGTCTGAAACCTGGCACTAAGGTAGCCAACCCCTACCCAGAGACCCTAcccaggagggggctgagcagcTTCCAAGGTGGGGGACCAGGAGAGCCAGGGTCCACGGAGCAGGCCTTCCTCCAGGAGCAGCTAGCCTACCAGGACGCCAAGTACCCCAGGGAAGTGGCTGATCTGTCGGGCTGGCAGCCAGACGAGACCCAGGCTCCGGGTTGGGCCTACACTCCCCACTGTTGTGAGCCCTCAGAGTGCCCTCCACCCAGGACAGAGAGTGAG CTCCTACAGGCGTTCTACAGGCAACAAGAGGAGATCAGGGGACTGAGAGACCAGCTCAACCAGAGAAAG GTCCAGATCACACAGCTGGAACTGGAGATAAAGAACACCAGAAATAACATGAGAGCCACCTTCTGA